The Caulobacter sp. FWC2 region TCCGTTGCTGGATCTCGGTGCCCTTGATCTTCAGGACGCTCGACTCCGGCCCCGGGCCCTTGCCGGCCGCCTCACCCGCCAGGGTGCGCAGCTCGGTATATTCCAGGGCCGTCAGGTCGATCTCCAGCTCGGCGACCTTGCGCTTGAACATCGGATCCTTGATCAGCGCGTCGCCGTCGTCCGACAGCTCGACCGCGGCGATCTGGCGGATGCGCTCGATGCCGCGCTTGGAACGGGCGACGCCGGCGATGCCGCTACGCTCGTGGGCCAGCAGGAACTTGGCGCAGGTCCAGCCCTTGTTCTCGTCGAAGATGCGGTTCTCGACCGGCACCTTGACGTTCTCGAGCCAGACTTCGTTGACCTCGTGCTCACCGCCCAGGGTGATGATCGGACGGACCGTGACGCCCGGCGACTTCATGTCGATCAGCAGGAACGAGATGCCTTCCTGGATCTTGGCGGTCGGGTCGGTGCGGACCAGGCAGAAGATCCAGTCGCCGTGCTGGGCCAGGGTGGTCCAGGTCTTCTGGCCGTTGACCAGGTAGTATTCCTTGCCGTCGTCGCCGGTGAAGCGCTCGGCCTTGGTCTTCAGGCTAGCCAGGTCGGACCCGGCGCCCGGCTCGCTGTAGCCCTGCGACCACCAGATGTCGCCCGACAGGGTCGGCGGCAGGAAGCGTTCCTTCTGTTCGGGCGTGCCGAACGTGTAGATCACCGGGCCGACCATGTTGATGCCGAACGGCAGGATCGGCACGCAGTCGGCGCGGGCGGTCTCTTCCGACCAGATGTAGCGCTGCACCGAGGTCCAGCCCGGACCGCCGTACTTCTCCGGCCAGGCCGGGGCGACCCAGCCCTTCTTGGCGAGGGTGCGATGCCAGGAGAGGAAGTCCTCCTTGGCCATCTCCTCGCCTTCTTCCTGCTTGTCGCGCAGGCCCGCCGGGTAGTTCTCGGCGATAAAGGCGCGCACCTCGTCGCGGAAGGCGAGGTCCTCGGGCGAGAAGTCCAGATTCATGGCGGGCTCCCGTTCAATCGGCCCCTCTGCGGGAGGCCGTTATTGCGTTTCAGGCGCCACGATAGATGTCGAACGAACGTTTGGAAAGATGACGTTAGCGTCAACGGAAGCGAATGTTATCCTCGTTCACCTAAGTCGCCGGAATTGCGGCTAGCGGACCTCGCAGGCCAGCTTGACGAGGGCCAGGGCCGAGGCACCGCCGACCCCTTCCTCGTCCAGCGTATCGAGCGCCAGAAGCGGACGCTTGTCGAGGACTTCGAGCAGCCGGGCGTGGCCCTTGGCCGGGCTGACATGGGCGGCCAGACAGTGATCGATCGCGCCAGGCTCTACCGCGCGGACAATGGCGGCGGCGGCGCAGGCGGCATAGCCATCCAGCAGCACTGGCACCTTCTGCACGCGGGCGGCCAGGATCGCGCCGACCACGGCGGCGGTCTCGCGGCCGCCCAACTGTCGCAGGATCTCCAGCGGATCCTCGCCCATGCCCTCGTCCTTGGCGCGCGAGACGGCGGCGGCGACCGGTTCCGGATCGTCGGACCAGTCCGAGGCCTCGCCGCCGAACAGCGCCAGACAGACGGCGGCGGCCGTGCGGGCGGCCCCGGCGACGATGACGCCGGGGATCAACAGGTCGGGCTGCTTGGCCAGGGCCTCCATGCCGAAGGCCATGGTGGCGGCGGCCTCCTTCTCGCTCATCGAGGCCTGGCCGATGAAATCCGGCGACGGGCGGTCGATGGCCAGATCGAAGGCTTCCAGGCCCGCG contains the following coding sequences:
- a CDS encoding acyl-CoA dehydrogenase family protein, translated to MNLDFSPEDLAFRDEVRAFIAENYPAGLRDKQEEGEEMAKEDFLSWHRTLAKKGWVAPAWPEKYGGPGWTSVQRYIWSEETARADCVPILPFGINMVGPVIYTFGTPEQKERFLPPTLSGDIWWSQGYSEPGAGSDLASLKTKAERFTGDDGKEYYLVNGQKTWTTLAQHGDWIFCLVRTDPTAKIQEGISFLLIDMKSPGVTVRPIITLGGEHEVNEVWLENVKVPVENRIFDENKGWTCAKFLLAHERSGIAGVARSKRGIERIRQIAAVELSDDGDALIKDPMFKRKVAELEIDLTALEYTELRTLAGEAAGKGPGPESSVLKIKGTEIQQRITELVLEAAGHYGAPYFRGFPKDGDNAHPIGPDFAHRAAPTYFNVRKTSIYGGSNEIQRNIIAKMVLGL
- a CDS encoding nicotinate-nucleotide--dimethylbenzimidazole phosphoribosyltransferase; its protein translation is MTASPFADIRQLAVSPPAPGPSPTLEQGGRLAEISGWLTAWSGKSPPAVNRPVVALYAGARQGVGARGYARDRLEAIASGGATVSRLAGVQGAGLEAFDLAIDRPSPDFIGQASMSEKEAAATMAFGMEALAKQPDLLIPGVIVAGAARTAAAVCLALFGGEASDWSDDPEPVAAAVSRAKDEGMGEDPLEILRQLGGRETAAVVGAILAARVQKVPVLLDGYAACAAAAIVRAVEPGAIDHCLAAHVSPAKGHARLLEVLDKRPLLALDTLDEEGVGGASALALVKLACEVR